In the Vicinamibacterales bacterium genome, GCTTCGTAGCGTCCGCCGTCGCGTCTCTGGTCCAACTTTCGGTGACAGTCGTGGCAGACGAGCATCAGGTTGGCCAGGTCGTTCAGTTCCTCTGGATATCGGATCTCGGTGTTGCCCCTCGGCCCGCCCGAGCTGAAGGCATGGATGTGAGCCTTCTGGGCGATGTTCACTTGCTCCTGGGTGATGGGCGATTTCCACAGCGCTCTGTTACAGCCTGGAAACTCGCAGCGGCCGGCTGCCTTTCCCCAGAGCATGCACTGGGTCTTGGGGAGGACGTGTCTGGTGACGTCAATGGCGTCCACCGTGGGGCTGGTCGTCTGAGCGTCGGTTGGGGGGGGCGAATACCTCATTGCGGTCTCCGGGAACAGATGTTCAACTACAGCGAACAATAGCATGCGCTTGGGCGGACAGTCAACTATAGCGAACGGAGTGCCACTTAAGCGTATTCTTGGAGTATGCTTCACTGTTGGGGGAAGAACATGTCACTGGCCGAACGCATCCGCAGAATGAGGGAATCCGGAGGCCTGACGCTCGACGAAGTGGCGAGGCGGGCCAAGATCTCCAAGACGTATCTGTGGGAACTGGAGAAGGATACGGCTGCGGAGATCAAGCCGTCGGTAGACGTACTACTGCGTATAGCGGCGGCGCTCGGAGCCACTCTCGCGGACTTGTTGGCTTTGCCGACGGCATCCGTGAATGAAGGTGCAGTCGAGGTACCCTCGTCGTTACGCGAGTTCCAAGGGCGAATGAAGAAGTTGGGCACTCCGCTCAGTGATCGTGACATCCGCGATCTGGCGGTGATGAAGTTCAGAGGCGGCCAGCCACAGACAGCCGATGAATGGCACCAACTCTATCTCACGCTCACGGCGACGACCGGCCGGAGGCGATCGCCGTGAGTGATGCGACCTCGGCGTTGATCGCGGAACTTGTTAGATCGACGGATGCCTCCGATCCCACTGCGGCGATGCGAATCAAGGCGAGACATGCCATAGAGCTGTTTCGCTCGACGCTCGGGGAGCCTTCGCTGCCGATCAACGTAGAAGCGCTGGCGAGCCTCCTCGGGATTAGCCGTACGAACGAACGTCCTGTCTTCAGCGATGACGCCGAACTCGTGAGCATGCAGGACGGGAGAGTCGCTATCCGTGTCAACCCGGACAGACCCGAAACACGTCGTCGGTTCAGTCTCGCTCACGAGATCAGCCACACCTTTCTTCCCCACTATCGGAGCAAGACATGGTGCCGCACTGATGCACGATATCGGCGCCGTGAGAACCCAGACGATTTGGTCGAGATGCTGTGCGACGTGGGTGCGGCAGAATTGATCATGCCCGTCCCGTGGTTTCTTCGGGACGCAGGCCTGGTTCGGACCGGCTTTCAGTTGGTGCAGCTAGCCCGAACGTACGGCGTGTCGCGAGAAGCGGCCCTCCGCAGGTTTGCCGAGGCGCACTCTGGCTGCGTCGCGGCAGTGTTCTTCTCGTGGAAGCTGAAGCCCGCCCAAGAGAGGACGATCGGTCGGCTCGAGCCGAATCTCTTTGGCACCGATCCTGTTGAGGACGCGAAGCGCGCGAGGAGACTACGAATCGACTATTCCGTCCCAAGCCAAGGCTTCGCCGAGGCGGGTCACTATCTTCCGCCTGACAAGTCTGTGGCAAGCGAGGGGCCGCTCTTTGAAGCTGCGGTGATGGGGGCGCCGTCTGAGGGCGAGTGTCACTTGGACCTGGGTTCGGCGCGAGGCCGTTATCGAGTAATGGTCGTTCCATTGTGGACAGACGACGCCGATCTGGGCCCACAGGGAGAAAACGGCGTGGCAGCGGTCGTCGAACCGCTCGACGGTCGCCGGCATTCCGAGGAACAAGCACGGCAAACCGGCACTCTGTTGGGCTGAGCGGACAGACGAGGACTACCGTGAGTCCATGGGGGCGACCGGCTTCCTCATCTTTGGCCGTCTGACCATGTCGCGGTTGCGGTTGCGTCCT is a window encoding:
- a CDS encoding helix-turn-helix transcriptional regulator, with translation MSLAERIRRMRESGGLTLDEVARRAKISKTYLWELEKDTAAEIKPSVDVLLRIAAALGATLADLLALPTASVNEGAVEVPSSLREFQGRMKKLGTPLSDRDIRDLAVMKFRGGQPQTADEWHQLYLTLTATTGRRRSP
- a CDS encoding ImmA/IrrE family metallo-endopeptidase, which encodes MSDATSALIAELVRSTDASDPTAAMRIKARHAIELFRSTLGEPSLPINVEALASLLGISRTNERPVFSDDAELVSMQDGRVAIRVNPDRPETRRRFSLAHEISHTFLPHYRSKTWCRTDARYRRRENPDDLVEMLCDVGAAELIMPVPWFLRDAGLVRTGFQLVQLARTYGVSREAALRRFAEAHSGCVAAVFFSWKLKPAQERTIGRLEPNLFGTDPVEDAKRARRLRIDYSVPSQGFAEAGHYLPPDKSVASEGPLFEAAVMGAPSEGECHLDLGSARGRYRVMVVPLWTDDADLGPQGENGVAAVVEPLDGRRHSEEQARQTGTLLG